From one Shewanella sp. GD04112 genomic stretch:
- the rdgC gene encoding recombination-associated protein RdgC produces MWFKNLTIYRFNKPFSIETEALETALADFTFSPCASQDVSKFGFSNALGKQGSTLVHSANNRHLICVTKEEKILPGQVIKESLEEKVAQIENEENRKLAKKEKDALKDEIITSLLPRAFSRRSQTRALILPELEMILVDSSSATKAEELLALLRKALGSLPVIPLSFKAPIESQLTEWLKNGSAPLPFEIQDEAELKSAADEGGIVRFKQQDLKEDEVLAHLETGKEVHKLALHFGQSIALLLQSDASVKRLKFSEEFRAGNDELGNEDPMARLDADFALMGSELVALMHALVSALGGIEEAQA; encoded by the coding sequence ATGTGGTTTAAAAATCTTACTATTTATCGTTTCAATAAACCTTTTTCCATCGAGACAGAAGCACTTGAAACCGCACTTGCCGATTTCACATTTTCCCCGTGCGCCAGCCAAGACGTCAGCAAATTTGGGTTTTCCAATGCCTTAGGTAAACAGGGCAGCACCTTAGTGCACAGCGCCAACAATCGTCATCTAATCTGTGTCACTAAAGAAGAAAAAATTCTTCCTGGTCAAGTAATTAAAGAATCATTAGAAGAAAAAGTGGCACAAATTGAAAACGAAGAAAATCGTAAACTTGCCAAAAAAGAAAAAGATGCGCTAAAAGATGAAATCATCACTAGCCTATTGCCACGCGCTTTTTCGCGCCGCAGCCAAACACGCGCACTGATTTTACCTGAGTTAGAAATGATCCTCGTTGACAGTTCAAGCGCCACTAAGGCAGAAGAATTATTAGCCTTATTACGCAAGGCCTTAGGTAGCTTGCCAGTGATCCCATTAAGCTTTAAAGCACCGATTGAAAGCCAATTAACTGAATGGCTTAAAAATGGCAGCGCCCCCTTACCTTTTGAAATACAAGATGAAGCTGAGCTGAAATCAGCCGCAGATGAAGGCGGCATAGTACGCTTTAAGCAGCAAGATCTAAAAGAAGACGAAGTACTTGCCCACCTTGAAACCGGTAAAGAAGTGCATAAGCTCGCCCTGCACTTTGGCCAATCGATTGCGCTACTGCTGCAATCCGATGCCAGTGTGAAACGCTTAAAATTCTCCGAAGAATTTAGAGCGGGTAACGATGAGTTGGGTAATGAAGATCCGATGGCGCGCCTCGATGCTGACTTTGCCTTAATGGGCAGTGAATTAGTCGCACTAATGCACGCCCTAGTTTCTGCATTGGGTGGCATTGAAGAGGCTCAAGCTTAG
- a CDS encoding PDZ domain-containing protein, giving the protein MKPSRLSILLLSVLGSANVFADVDYKIDLSQPEHHLAKVSVTFPEAKAGELNVNLPVWRTGKYQVLPLSDGVRLFSATDARGNALPWKRTASGEWQIALDKPTSVTVNYQLYANELGQRVRHIDATHAYLDASGVFMYSPQFRADAVAVQLTVPENWQSYSGMSSGNAAHSFVAPNYDVLIDSPIETGVSTHKTFSANGKDYELVLWGEGNYDADNVVKDLTALSGQAKAIWDGYPFERYVYMVHATSGASGATEHLNSTVIQLPRFSFRERKDYLRFISTASHEFIHTWNVKAYRPAGLVPYDYQHENMTELLWIAEGSTSYFQGQLLLRAGVMTPKEFLEDLAKRIEKSELTPGREIQSVAEASLGEWSSTGGDYAINHSVNIYSEGYLASLALDFSLLTDSNLAHSYRDVHRKLYQDYRVPKGYTVADVQQILKDLSGKDYGPWWQSHVNSPLSLEFSGLLSQAGLVMSYGKDSKAEPFTGMTLSSEHGSLVLSQVLRNGPAWQAGIVAGDEILAINGLKVTAQGFDKRIKDFKVGDKVEITLFNNDKIKQVALTLGEKQSGKLVLKGEAKATKQQKAFFKAWLGIDWPFDNKGELLTKS; this is encoded by the coding sequence GTGAAACCCAGTAGATTATCTATTTTGCTATTAAGTGTATTAGGGTCGGCTAACGTATTTGCCGATGTGGATTACAAAATTGATTTAAGCCAACCAGAACATCACCTTGCGAAGGTGAGTGTGACCTTCCCCGAGGCTAAAGCGGGTGAGTTGAATGTCAATCTTCCCGTGTGGCGTACGGGCAAATATCAAGTGTTACCTTTATCTGACGGTGTGCGTTTATTTAGCGCCACCGACGCACGAGGCAACGCGCTGCCATGGAAGCGCACCGCCAGCGGTGAATGGCAAATTGCTCTCGATAAGCCCACCAGCGTGACAGTGAATTATCAGCTCTATGCCAATGAATTAGGTCAACGTGTGCGTCATATCGATGCAACCCATGCCTATTTAGATGCCAGTGGCGTATTTATGTATAGCCCGCAATTTCGAGCCGATGCTGTCGCTGTACAATTAACGGTTCCCGAGAACTGGCAAAGTTATTCGGGTATGTCGTCAGGCAACGCGGCGCATTCCTTTGTGGCGCCTAATTATGATGTGCTGATTGATTCGCCCATCGAAACTGGCGTGAGCACTCACAAAACCTTTAGCGCCAATGGTAAAGACTATGAGTTAGTACTGTGGGGCGAAGGCAACTACGATGCCGACAACGTAGTGAAAGATTTAACCGCGCTGAGTGGTCAAGCCAAGGCGATTTGGGATGGTTATCCCTTTGAGCGTTATGTGTATATGGTGCATGCCACTAGCGGTGCGAGTGGTGCAACCGAACATTTGAACTCGACGGTCATCCAACTGCCTCGGTTTAGTTTTCGCGAGCGTAAGGACTACCTACGCTTTATCAGCACCGCCTCCCATGAGTTTATTCATACCTGGAACGTTAAAGCCTATCGTCCAGCGGGTTTGGTCCCTTACGATTATCAGCATGAAAACATGACCGAGCTTTTGTGGATTGCCGAGGGCTCGACCAGTTATTTCCAAGGTCAGTTACTGCTGCGTGCAGGAGTGATGACGCCTAAGGAGTTTTTAGAAGATCTCGCTAAACGCATTGAGAAGAGTGAGCTGACTCCCGGACGCGAAATTCAATCTGTGGCCGAGGCCAGTTTAGGAGAGTGGAGCAGCACGGGTGGTGATTATGCCATTAACCATAGTGTGAATATTTACTCTGAAGGTTATCTAGCCTCACTGGCGCTGGATTTCTCCCTGCTGACCGACTCGAATCTTGCCCACTCGTACCGCGATGTTCATCGTAAACTCTATCAGGATTACCGCGTGCCTAAGGGTTACACTGTGGCCGATGTGCAGCAAATACTGAAGGACTTATCGGGTAAGGATTATGGCCCTTGGTGGCAGAGCCATGTGAATAGTCCTCTAAGTCTTGAGTTTTCAGGCCTGTTGTCTCAGGCAGGTTTAGTGATGTCCTATGGTAAAGACTCTAAAGCTGAGCCTTTTACGGGCATGACTTTAAGCAGCGAACATGGCTCTTTAGTGCTTTCTCAAGTCTTGCGTAATGGCCCCGCTTGGCAGGCCGGTATCGTGGCAGGGGATGAGATCCTCGCGATTAATGGCTTAAAGGTCACGGCACAAGGTTTTGATAAACGCATCAAAGACTTTAAAGTGGGTGATAAAGTCGAAATCACCTTATTTAACAACGACAAAATCAAGCAAGTGGCGTTAACCTTAGGTGAGAAACAAAGCGGTAAGCTAGTGCTAAAAGGCGAAGCGAAGGCGACTAAGCAGCAAAAAGCCTTCTTTAAAGCCTGGCTTGGCATTGATTGGCCATTCGATAATAAGGGTGAGCTGCTGACGAAAAGCTAG
- a CDS encoding tetratricopeptide repeat protein has translation MHKLIVIFVTLLMSISFQTKAADLEAEEIELRETPQKMYDRLNQSISFPIAFKNREQFERAAQEQGYSSDEFEHILQLLARLNLEPNVKSKVGFQDANSLIELLASIAQSPFEQATVAMLKGRYIGRTEQKYQEAIAFYNEALTRINDSYDVESMLLKHTIHEHLGGLHLVIRQDVPALMHFHTYRDIAYKLRNDYLIAAAESKLGHYYNKNQQLTKSLQHYSEAIRLSNRSNYPSMKTHLQLQLAKVYRDLKQWDEALKNAHEAAAGFKKLGNDTYLSSCMTVIAMVYGEQGDWNRAIDYYLNAQQLDAKRGNYIAQGLNFHNLGQAYSHLHDEVNALKYLLMANQIFQEKQSHHYLVYNELLIGEIAQSKEDWPLMMSHAENALALASDLKLQDEQKSALTQIALSAEKLNDQAKVISTQKRIIELSEALESTAKDPSVSASVLAEQQLKLELSMLQGKLNDAVETTKNTNKLLAFSGLIATVLLVGIIILLNQRRKHKRQNAMLQQLSLEEPFTHHQGYAALLKDLAQSPANAPTTALALIEFREHVSTDLNHGQYFANAITRQLTGHITNALSMPVYVIRQGLFAVRFTEAEEPQRVLQTLRAQLDTKGMGYHFNLGWISLPLLTKSEIKIAPKLLFETLQMALAGARSLPNDTSHYVSLRALDFVPPTLFADPLFLHLEKGIERGLIRVDTSATKDDIIWPCWENNQDRHLLENI, from the coding sequence ATGCATAAACTCATTGTTATTTTCGTGACCTTGTTGATGTCTATTTCTTTTCAAACAAAGGCTGCCGATCTTGAGGCCGAAGAAATAGAATTGCGTGAAACGCCGCAGAAGATGTATGACAGACTTAACCAGTCCATCTCTTTTCCTATTGCCTTTAAGAATCGTGAACAATTTGAACGTGCCGCCCAAGAGCAGGGTTACAGCAGTGATGAATTCGAGCATATTCTGCAACTGCTTGCGCGGTTAAATCTCGAGCCAAATGTGAAATCCAAGGTTGGCTTTCAAGACGCCAATAGCCTGATTGAATTACTGGCAAGCATAGCGCAGAGTCCCTTCGAACAAGCCACAGTCGCTATGCTCAAGGGGCGTTATATCGGCCGTACCGAACAAAAATACCAAGAGGCCATCGCATTTTATAATGAGGCGCTGACACGGATTAACGACAGTTATGATGTGGAATCCATGCTGCTAAAGCACACCATTCATGAACATTTAGGCGGATTGCATCTGGTCATCCGCCAAGATGTGCCTGCGTTAATGCATTTTCATACCTACCGCGATATCGCCTACAAGCTTAGAAACGACTACCTTATCGCGGCGGCCGAATCGAAACTTGGGCATTATTACAATAAAAATCAACAACTCACTAAGTCGTTGCAACACTATAGCGAAGCGATTCGCCTGTCTAATCGCTCCAATTATCCTTCGATGAAAACCCACCTGCAGCTGCAACTGGCGAAGGTCTATCGGGATTTAAAACAATGGGATGAAGCCTTAAAGAATGCCCATGAGGCTGCCGCAGGTTTTAAAAAACTGGGCAACGACACTTATTTATCAAGCTGTATGACGGTCATCGCCATGGTGTATGGCGAACAGGGCGATTGGAACCGCGCCATCGATTACTACCTAAATGCCCAGCAGCTCGACGCCAAACGTGGTAACTACATCGCGCAAGGGCTAAATTTTCACAATCTCGGCCAAGCCTATTCACACCTACATGATGAGGTAAACGCCCTCAAATACTTATTGATGGCGAATCAGATATTTCAAGAAAAACAAAGCCATCACTATTTAGTCTATAACGAGCTGCTTATCGGTGAGATTGCCCAATCGAAGGAAGATTGGCCGCTGATGATGAGCCACGCCGAGAATGCTTTGGCTCTCGCCAGCGATTTAAAATTGCAGGACGAGCAAAAATCGGCGCTGACACAAATCGCCCTGTCTGCGGAAAAGCTCAACGACCAAGCTAAAGTGATTAGCACACAAAAGCGCATTATCGAATTGAGTGAAGCACTCGAAAGCACAGCCAAAGATCCATCGGTTTCCGCCTCAGTGTTGGCCGAGCAGCAACTCAAGCTCGAGCTCAGCATGTTACAAGGCAAACTGAATGATGCGGTTGAAACCACTAAAAATACTAATAAATTGCTCGCCTTTAGTGGCCTGATTGCGACGGTACTCTTAGTGGGGATCATCATACTGCTCAATCAGCGCCGTAAGCACAAACGCCAAAACGCCATGCTGCAGCAGTTAAGCCTCGAAGAGCCTTTTACCCACCATCAAGGATATGCCGCGCTATTAAAGGATCTCGCCCAAAGCCCTGCGAATGCGCCCACAACCGCCCTCGCCTTAATTGAATTTCGCGAGCATGTCAGTACCGATCTGAATCACGGCCAATATTTTGCCAATGCCATTACACGCCAATTAACTGGCCATATCACTAATGCATTGTCGATGCCCGTGTATGTGATCCGTCAAGGCTTGTTTGCCGTAAGATTTACCGAGGCAGAAGAACCGCAGCGAGTATTACAAACACTGCGGGCACAACTGGATACCAAAGGCATGGGCTATCATTTTAATTTAGGCTGGATTAGCTTACCGCTATTGACTAAATCAGAAATCAAAATAGCCCCTAAATTACTGTTTGAAACCCTGCAAATGGCACTCGCAGGCGCGCGCAGTTTGCCGAATGACACTAGCCATTATGTGAGCCTTAGAGCCTTAGATTTTGTGCCACCGACACTCTTTGCCGATCCGCTATTTTTGCACCTCGAAAAAGGGATTGAACGCGGCCTGATAAGGGTCGACACCAGCGCAACCAAAGACGACATCATTTGGCCATGCTGGGAAAATAACCAAGATCGACATTTATTAGAAAATATTTGA
- a CDS encoding GGDEF domain-containing protein, translating to MKDSNATVTQLALLQQKLHSAKLALDEVNEDRNAKLQTLLQFIGHLSLACKGQNLELDNKLAKLRHNLNTFERVDEALPELVDVERLLKGQYHHVMVQLEESRAGLAQVVRQIQRVNSVPEKLKKEINYFKQDLAKPFHTVWEYIPKVKQIIGFYDTILQQQFNETEKLDVLPKHRQLAHELAQMISEIEFRKDQRDQVLVIKELLASEVEIDTLLEAYQTILSLLLDNIAREKSASQEFLYALNDALAAVREVVSESYNHNQRSFQLKTQLNREINSRVDNVGEAIIDTDDIVDLKARLTEQLNSIRSALARKEALEQREQALLRKSMETMRKELNELSNEANTYKERLFEQQKLNLLDSLTQLPNRAALEERMELEYRNYQRHKSPLWIAIADIDHFKSINDSFGHSTGDKTLQVIAMALKNSLRDTEFVARYGGEEFVLILPDIDDNDIAQLLNRVREKVKNIPFKFKNQRITVTVSIGAARVMGNELIHETFERADAALYKAKHESRDRVVIDV from the coding sequence ATGAAGGATTCCAACGCGACTGTTACACAACTTGCATTACTTCAACAGAAACTTCATTCGGCAAAACTTGCCCTCGATGAAGTCAATGAAGATAGAAATGCTAAGTTACAAACTTTACTCCAATTTATTGGTCATTTAAGTCTTGCCTGCAAAGGTCAAAACTTAGAATTGGATAATAAGCTTGCCAAACTTCGCCATAACTTAAATACCTTTGAGCGAGTCGATGAAGCCCTACCTGAATTGGTCGATGTTGAACGCCTATTAAAAGGCCAATACCACCACGTAATGGTACAACTTGAAGAAAGTCGCGCAGGGCTTGCACAGGTCGTCCGCCAAATTCAACGGGTTAACTCTGTACCAGAAAAGCTCAAAAAAGAAATTAACTACTTTAAGCAAGATCTCGCTAAACCGTTCCATACGGTGTGGGAGTACATTCCTAAAGTAAAACAAATTATCGGCTTCTACGACACCATCCTACAGCAACAGTTTAATGAAACTGAAAAGTTAGATGTGTTACCAAAGCACAGACAACTCGCCCATGAGTTGGCACAAATGATTTCGGAAATTGAGTTTCGTAAAGATCAACGCGACCAAGTGCTGGTGATTAAAGAGCTGCTGGCATCGGAAGTCGAAATCGATACCTTGCTCGAAGCTTATCAAACCATTTTATCTCTGCTGCTCGATAACATCGCCCGCGAAAAATCGGCCTCACAAGAGTTTTTATACGCCCTAAACGATGCATTAGCCGCGGTACGTGAAGTGGTGAGTGAATCCTATAATCACAACCAGCGCAGTTTTCAGCTAAAAACCCAGCTCAATCGTGAAATCAATTCTCGAGTCGATAATGTGGGTGAAGCCATTATCGATACCGACGATATTGTCGACCTCAAAGCACGTTTAACCGAACAGCTCAATTCGATTCGCTCCGCACTCGCCCGCAAAGAAGCCTTAGAACAACGCGAGCAAGCCTTACTGCGTAAATCGATGGAAACCATGCGCAAAGAGCTTAACGAGCTGAGCAACGAGGCCAATACCTATAAAGAACGACTTTTCGAACAACAAAAGCTCAATCTGCTGGACAGCCTAACTCAATTACCTAACCGTGCCGCCCTAGAAGAGCGCATGGAGCTTGAGTATCGCAATTACCAACGTCATAAATCTCCACTATGGATTGCGATTGCAGATATCGATCACTTTAAGAGCATCAATGACAGTTTTGGCCACAGTACTGGGGACAAAACCCTACAGGTCATCGCCATGGCATTAAAAAATTCTTTACGGGATACCGAGTTTGTCGCCCGCTACGGCGGTGAAGAATTTGTGCTCATTTTGCCAGATATTGACGATAACGATATCGCTCAACTTTTAAACAGAGTTAGAGAAAAAGTAAAAAATATTCCATTTAAATTTAAAAATCAGCGGATTACAGTTACAGTATCTATAGGGGCTGCACGAGTCATGGGCAATGAGCTCATACACGAAACCTTTGAGCGCGCCGATGCAGCACTCTACAAAGCAAAACATGAAAGCAGAGACAGGGTCGTGATTGACGTATAA
- the ppnN gene encoding nucleotide 5'-monophosphate nucleosidase PpnN produces MIVKVSPKGSMDQLSQLEVDRLKKSAKSALYQLYRNCSLAVLAAGLKTDNSKALFEQYHDFDINVLQRERGVKLELINPPEQAFVDGQIITGIQEHLFSVLRDILYISDKYDTLKHINLTNASHITNVVFDILRNARAIAPMKDPNVVVCWGGHSINAVEYQYTREVGYQLGLRELDICTGCGPGAMEGPMKGAAIGHAKQRIKNARYIGLTEPSIIAAEPPNQIVNELVILPDIEKRLEAFVRLGHGIIIFPGGAGTAEELLYILGILLNKENQETPFPLVLTGPSESADYFIKIDEFIAATLGSEAQQKYQIIIDNPAEVARVMKQGMEQVKTHRRATGDAYQYQWGLKIEPEFQLPFIPSHEVMANLDLHYQANKAELAANLRKAFSGIVAGNVKSDTIKQIEQLGPFHIKGDPHLMELMDNLLGAFVAQHRMKLPGSAYVPCYQIVK; encoded by the coding sequence ATGATAGTAAAAGTCAGCCCTAAGGGCAGCATGGATCAGCTTTCACAACTTGAAGTTGATCGCCTCAAAAAAAGCGCCAAAAGCGCCCTATATCAACTGTATCGTAACTGCTCACTCGCGGTACTCGCCGCGGGTTTAAAGACCGACAATTCTAAAGCACTATTTGAGCAATATCACGACTTCGACATCAATGTACTGCAACGTGAACGCGGGGTTAAGCTAGAGCTTATCAATCCACCGGAACAAGCCTTTGTTGATGGCCAAATTATCACAGGGATCCAAGAACACTTGTTTTCGGTGTTGCGGGATATCCTTTACATCAGCGACAAGTACGACACCCTTAAACATATCAATCTCACTAACGCCAGCCATATTACTAACGTAGTGTTCGATATTTTGCGTAACGCCCGCGCCATCGCACCGATGAAAGACCCCAATGTGGTCGTCTGTTGGGGTGGTCACAGTATTAATGCCGTCGAATATCAATACACCCGCGAGGTGGGCTATCAGCTTGGCCTAAGAGAACTCGATATTTGCACTGGCTGTGGCCCTGGCGCGATGGAAGGCCCGATGAAGGGCGCGGCAATTGGTCATGCGAAACAGCGGATTAAGAATGCCCGTTATATTGGTCTCACTGAGCCCAGTATTATTGCCGCCGAGCCGCCTAACCAAATTGTTAACGAGCTGGTGATTTTACCCGATATCGAAAAACGCCTAGAGGCGTTTGTGCGTCTAGGCCACGGCATTATTATTTTCCCCGGCGGTGCGGGTACCGCCGAAGAGTTACTGTATATTTTGGGCATTTTGCTCAATAAAGAAAATCAGGAAACCCCCTTCCCACTGGTGCTCACAGGACCCAGTGAGAGCGCGGATTATTTTATTAAAATTGACGAGTTTATCGCCGCCACCTTAGGGTCGGAGGCGCAGCAAAAATATCAAATCATCATAGACAATCCCGCCGAAGTCGCGCGGGTGATGAAGCAAGGCATGGAGCAAGTGAAAACCCATCGCCGCGCCACTGGCGATGCCTATCAATATCAATGGGGACTAAAGATAGAACCGGAGTTCCAATTGCCATTTATCCCTAGCCACGAGGTGATGGCCAACTTGGATTTACATTATCAGGCCAATAAAGCCGAACTGGCCGCCAATTTGCGTAAAGCGTTTTCGGGTATCGTGGCGGGTAATGTAAAATCAGACACCATCAAGCAGATTGAACAACTAGGCCCCTTCCACATTAAAGGGGATCCACATTTAATGGAGCTGATGGACAATTTGCTGGGCGCTTTTGTCGCCCAACATCGGATGAAACTGCCGGGAAGCGCTTATGTTCCCTGCTATCAAATAGTGAAGTAA
- the xni gene encoding flap endonuclease Xni, whose product MNKFLIIDGLNLVRRIYAAIPDENDMDSLTERVSVACTKLLRIHHPTHVAIVWDGDEISWRKQLYPDYKKGRKPMPEPLAAGLPALQEHLKSLPIQSIYAAAEADDVIATLAMKTAKAQGEAVIVSTDKGFSQLNHPRISQWDHFNQQYLNIAELEQKLGVDRSQFLDLMALAGDSGNKIPGIAGIGPKSAAELLRTFRTLAALFSSLPNLGAKQAKKLAEGRDMARLSYKLAQLQIDLPLNINLKDFRVNGPANTPQLD is encoded by the coding sequence ATGAATAAGTTTTTAATTATCGATGGTCTCAACTTAGTTCGCCGGATTTATGCGGCGATCCCAGATGAGAACGATATGGACAGTTTAACGGAGCGTGTGAGTGTCGCCTGCACTAAACTGCTGCGCATTCACCACCCGACCCATGTCGCCATTGTCTGGGATGGTGATGAGATCTCCTGGCGTAAACAGCTTTACCCCGATTATAAAAAGGGCCGTAAACCTATGCCCGAGCCTCTGGCAGCGGGCTTACCAGCACTGCAGGAACACCTGAAAAGCTTACCAATCCAATCGATTTATGCCGCAGCCGAGGCCGATGATGTTATAGCTACCCTTGCGATGAAAACCGCCAAAGCCCAAGGTGAGGCCGTTATCGTGTCGACCGATAAAGGCTTCAGCCAACTCAATCACCCGCGTATCAGCCAATGGGATCATTTTAATCAGCAGTACCTCAACATCGCTGAGCTTGAGCAAAAATTGGGCGTCGATCGCAGCCAATTCCTTGATTTAATGGCACTGGCGGGTGATAGCGGCAATAAAATCCCTGGCATCGCAGGCATAGGCCCAAAATCGGCGGCAGAATTACTGCGAACCTTCAGAACCCTAGCTGCGCTGTTTTCTTCTCTGCCCAATCTTGGCGCGAAACAAGCCAAGAAGCTGGCTGAAGGACGAGATATGGCTCGCCTCAGTTATAAATTAGCCCAATTACAAATCGATTTGCCCTTAAACATCAACCTCAAGGATTTTAGGGTCAATGGCCCCGCCAATACGCCGCAGCTCGATTAA
- a CDS encoding DUF3192 domain-containing protein: protein MKSKTSVIIGSIFAAYVAFVAVVVLVYEPTPDEMDWEDRQVYNSQKLNELTLGQDISTVKSLFGKADFTEAKSLKDGQLQVLFYRTHHEKSDGVTTKEECTPLIFKDDKLVAWGDDTYKQYLEAGTDIVSRTAKEAESSSKN, encoded by the coding sequence ATGAAATCAAAAACTTCGGTCATTATTGGCAGTATATTTGCCGCATATGTCGCCTTCGTCGCTGTTGTGGTGCTGGTATATGAGCCCACCCCGGATGAAATGGATTGGGAAGATAGACAAGTCTATAACAGCCAGAAATTAAATGAGTTAACCCTAGGACAGGACATTTCCACCGTCAAAAGCCTCTTTGGCAAGGCCGATTTTACAGAAGCCAAATCCCTTAAAGATGGCCAACTACAAGTACTCTTTTATCGTACTCACCATGAAAAATCCGATGGCGTGACCACCAAAGAAGAATGCACCCCACTGATTTTTAAAGACGATAAACTCGTGGCATGGGGCGATGATACCTATAAACAGTACCTCGAAGCTGGCACCGATATCGTTAGCCGCACCGCCAAAGAAGCCGAAAGCTCAAGCAAAAATTGA